The DNA region TTTGCGGAGATAAGCATCATCCCCCCCGCCTTTTTGCGCTTTGCTTTGATGCCCACTTTGGTGGATTTGTCCTGCCCCAACCGATTCAACGCAATCTGTCGCAATAAGCTCATGGTCTGCGGGGCGTGGTCTTTGCGAATCCGACAGGCATCTTCAGCCAGGGCGGCGGCCATCTCCCTCGGGCAACCCATCGCGTCAATGGTCACGATACATC from Synechococcales cyanobacterium T60_A2020_003 includes:
- a CDS encoding transposase, with product MGCPREMAAALAEDACRIRKDHAPQTMSLLRQIALNRLGQDKSTKVGIKAKRKKAGGMMLISAKSLLNDFYAFALVDFPGGYSQSE